In Monodelphis domestica isolate mMonDom1 chromosome 3, mMonDom1.pri, whole genome shotgun sequence, the following proteins share a genomic window:
- the LOC103102894 gene encoding zinc finger protein 684-like isoform X7 — protein sequence MAPGTPRPPSQGSIAFKDVVVDFTQEEWCLLDHSQKELYLEVMLENVQSLLSVGLPVTREHLISCFQQGKAPWLLEQKGPRSSSPGLRTQGATMKPLLACHPGISSIGFSPQYHPFFWDSLLPSLGSHKPVHHHLLAYSKHADNLKTR from the exons ATGGCCCCCGGGACCCCGAGGCCCCCCTCCCAG GGGTCAATAGCATTCAAGGATGTGGttgtggacttcacccaggaagAGTGGTGCCTATTGGATcattctcagaaagagctgtacctggaggtcatgctggagaatgtgcaAAGTctactctctgtgg GGCTTCCAGTAACCAGAGAACATTTAATCTCCTGTTTTCAGCAAGGGAAAGCACCATGGCTGCTAGAGCAAAAGGGTCCAAGGAGCTCTTCTCCAG GCCTCAGGACACAAGGGGCAACCATGAAACCACTGCTTGCCTGCCACCCTGGCATCTCCAGTATAGGCTTTTCTCCCCAGTACCACCCCTTTTTTTGGGATAGCCTGCTTCCTTCCTTAGGATCCCACAAGCCAGTGCACCACCACCTGCTGGCTTACAGTAAACATGCAGACAATTTAAAAACaaggtaa
- the LOC103102894 gene encoding uncharacterized protein LOC103102894 isoform X5, protein MHPVPFLSGMKPEIAAEGEGRLLPGQAKVLPSLRLPVPRCGGESALRPGSPSDPPPHSSPQAHTEEVSPPQGCHLLKDPKVSPQRPRSQRNGPRDPEAPLPGVNSIQGCGCGLHPGRVVPIGSFSERAVPGGHAGECAKSTLCGASSNQRTFNLLFSARESTMAARAKGSKELFSRTQGATMKPLLACHPGISSIGFSPQYHPFFWDSLLPSLGSHKPVHHHLLAYSKHADNLKTR, encoded by the exons ATGCACCCAGTGCCATTTCTGAGTGGAATGAAGCCAGAGATAGcggcagagggggaggggaggcttcTTCCTGGGCAGGCCAAGGTCCTACCCAGCCTGAGGCTCCCTGTGCCCCGCTGTGGGGGAGAGTCTGCCCTAAGGCCTGGGAGCCCCTCTGACCCTCCCCCTCACTCCTCCCCCCAGGCGCACACAGAGGAAGTCTCTCCCCCTCAGGGCTGCCACCTCCTGAAGGACCCCAAGGTGTCCCCGCAGAGACCCCGCAGCCAGAGGAATGGCCCCCGGGACCCCGAGGCCCCCCTCCCAG GGGTCAATAGCATTCAAGGATGTGGttgtggacttcacccaggaagAGTGGTGCCTATTGGATcattctcagaaagagctgtacctggaggtcatgctggagaatgtgcaAAGTctactctctgtgg GGCTTCCAGTAACCAGAGAACATTTAATCTCCTGTTTTCAGCAAGGGAAAGCACCATGGCTGCTAGAGCAAAAGGGTCCAAGGAGCTCTTCTCCAG GACACAAGGGGCAACCATGAAACCACTGCTTGCCTGCCACCCTGGCATCTCCAGTATAGGCTTTTCTCCCCAGTACCACCCCTTTTTTTGGGATAGCCTGCTTCCTTCCTTAGGATCCCACAAGCCAGTGCACCACCACCTGCTGGCTTACAGTAAACATGCAGACAATTTAAAAACaaggtaa
- the LOC103102894 gene encoding zinc finger protein OZF-like isoform X4, which produces MAPGTPRPPSQGSIAFKDVVVDFTQEEWCLLDHSQKELYLEVMLENVQSLLSVGLPVTREHLISCFQQGKAPWLLEQKGPRSSSPVVGFEVKVKCTKLSLFVEGSGPQRCMNEGPHDFILREICDSTMKVTKNPKSHCEIDKTAEKFSQYSVLTQYMKLTLGNECCQDSKSRKCFPKEVGFVQSPEKPEIPMYQGNVGGMAFGWSLDSIRHPKNKPFKMVSLNNKSGRPFSQKSKLAAYQRIHTREKPYQCKHCGKTFTQRGSLVQHERIHTGEKPYECKHCRKAFTQRGHLIAHQSIHTGGKPYECKHCGKAFTQRSSLDTHQRIHTGEKPYQCKHCGKAFTQRSSLATHQRIHTGEKPYDCQHCGKAFTQRDHLIAHQSIHTGEKPYECQHCGKAFTQRSSLATHQRIHTGEKPYECKHCGKAFTQRGSLAMHQRIHTGEKPYECKHCGKSFTQRGPLIAHQSIHTGEKPYKY; this is translated from the exons ATGGCCCCCGGGACCCCGAGGCCCCCCTCCCAG GGGTCAATAGCATTCAAGGATGTGGttgtggacttcacccaggaagAGTGGTGCCTATTGGATcattctcagaaagagctgtacctggaggtcatgctggagaatgtgcaAAGTctactctctgtgg GGCTTCCAGTAACCAGAGAACATTTAATCTCCTGTTTTCAGCAAGGGAAAGCACCATGGCTGCTAGAGCAAAAGGGTCCAAGGAGCTCTTCTCCAG tggTAGGTTTTGAAGTGAAGGTGAAATGTACAAAGCTAAGCCTTTTTGTGGAAGGATCTGGCCCCCAAAGATGCATGAATGAGGGTCCTCATGACttcattttgagagaaatctgtgaTTCTACTATGAAAGTAACTAAAAATCCAAAGAGTCACTGTGAAATTGACAAAACTGCAGAGAAATTCAGCCAATATTCAGTTCTAACTCAGTACATGAAATTGACCTTAGGAAATGAGTGTTGTCAGGATAGCAAATCTAGGAAATGCTTTCCTAAAGAAGTGGGATTTGTTCAGTCACCTGAGAAACCTGAAATTCCCATGTATCAAGGTAACGTAGGAGGAATGGCCTTTGGCTGGAGTTTAGACTCCATTAGACATCCAAAAAATAAACCTTTCAAGATGGTTTCTCTGAATAATAAAAGTGGGAGACCTTTCAGTCAGAAATCCAAGCTTGCTGCatatcagagaatccacactagaGAGAAACCGTATCAATGTAAAcattgtggaaagactttcacacagaGGGGCTCTCTTGTTCaacatgagagaatccacactggagagaaaccttatgaatgtaaacattgtagaaaggctttcacacagaggggccATCTTATTGCACATCAGAGCATCCATACTGGAGGcaagccttatgaatgtaaacactgtggaaaggcttttacacagCGGAGCAGTCTTGATACacaccagagaatccacactggagagaaaccttatcaatgtaaacattgtggaaaggctttcacacagaggagcagtcttgctacacatcagagaatccacactggagagaaaccttatgattgtcaacactgtggaaaggcttttacacagAGGGACCATCTTATTgcacatcagagcatccacactggagagaaaccttatgaatgtcaacactgtggaaaggcttttacacagAGGAGCAGCcttgctacacatcagagaatccacactggagagaaaccttatgaatgtaaacattgtggaaaggctttcacacagaggggcaGCCTTGCTatgcatcagagaatccacactggagagaaaccttatgaatgtaaacattgTGGAAAGTCTTTCACACAGAGGGGCCCTCTTATTgcacatcagagcatccacactggtgagaaaccttataaatattAA
- the LOC103102894 gene encoding uncharacterized protein LOC103102894 isoform X6, translated as MHPVPFLSGMKPEIAAEGEGRLLPGQAKVLPSLRLPVPRCGGESALRPGSPSDPPPHSSPQAHTEEVSPPQGCHLLKDPKVSPQRPRSQRNGPRDPEAPLPGVNSIQGCGCGLHPGRVVPIGSFSERAVPGGHAGECAKSTLCGASSNQRTFNLLFSARESTMAARAKGSKELFSRPQDTRGNHETTACLPPWHLQYRLFSPVPPLFLG; from the exons ATGCACCCAGTGCCATTTCTGAGTGGAATGAAGCCAGAGATAGcggcagagggggaggggaggcttcTTCCTGGGCAGGCCAAGGTCCTACCCAGCCTGAGGCTCCCTGTGCCCCGCTGTGGGGGAGAGTCTGCCCTAAGGCCTGGGAGCCCCTCTGACCCTCCCCCTCACTCCTCCCCCCAGGCGCACACAGAGGAAGTCTCTCCCCCTCAGGGCTGCCACCTCCTGAAGGACCCCAAGGTGTCCCCGCAGAGACCCCGCAGCCAGAGGAATGGCCCCCGGGACCCCGAGGCCCCCCTCCCAG GGGTCAATAGCATTCAAGGATGTGGttgtggacttcacccaggaagAGTGGTGCCTATTGGATcattctcagaaagagctgtacctggaggtcatgctggagaatgtgcaAAGTctactctctgtgg GGCTTCCAGTAACCAGAGAACATTTAATCTCCTGTTTTCAGCAAGGGAAAGCACCATGGCTGCTAGAGCAAAAGGGTCCAAGGAGCTCTTCTCCAG GCCTCAGGACACAAGGGGCAACCATGAAACCACTGCTTGCCTGCCACCCTGGCATCTCCAGTATAGGCTTTTCTCCCCAGTACCACCCCTTTTTTTGGGATAG
- the LOC103102894 gene encoding zinc finger protein 684-like isoform X8 has protein sequence MAPGTPRPPSQGSIAFKDVVVDFTQEEWCLLDHSQKELYLEVMLENVQSLLSVGLPVTREHLISCFQQGKAPWLLEQKGPRSSSPGHKGQP, from the exons ATGGCCCCCGGGACCCCGAGGCCCCCCTCCCAG GGGTCAATAGCATTCAAGGATGTGGttgtggacttcacccaggaagAGTGGTGCCTATTGGATcattctcagaaagagctgtacctggaggtcatgctggagaatgtgcaAAGTctactctctgtgg GGCTTCCAGTAACCAGAGAACATTTAATCTCCTGTTTTCAGCAAGGGAAAGCACCATGGCTGCTAGAGCAAAAGGGTCCAAGGAGCTCTTCTCCAG GACACAAGGGGCAACCATGA